The following coding sequences lie in one Tepidimicrobium xylanilyticum genomic window:
- a CDS encoding peptide ABC transporter substrate-binding protein → MKLNKTLLILLILTIFLSFTGCNRKDDGGSNIFEVFEVEEKDDKEYEPEYGGKLILPLTNFTTLNPLTCENNSYYHFSKLIFESLFDLDKNFQIENQLADDYAIYSDGTIAIKLKENVYWHDGQKFTAEDVAFTINVIKHAKNDNVYKRMWSDLLGPFSISNINSLINVKIIDDYNLEIKFGKIFSNNLEALTFPIIPKHRFTVGSEDRNSYIKALKDDNYIPVGTGPYKFVNYERFKEVQLECFEDYREGRPYIDKIIGRILDDNELALTAFEVGQIDLSLALGVDWEKFDQSNRVKILEFISQNYEFLGFNFSKPIFNAENSSHLRKAIAYGIDRQAIIQKVYLGHATQTDLPIHPDSWLLSEEANFYGYSPAKAHQELNNLGWKDIDGDGYYEDENGNAVVLKLLTNSYNPLRLKTADIVVEDLNKLGIRVIKDYPDKIPNNLTEEMVEEQWEKINTKVLKGDYDLLLLGWNISPVIELSSIFHSSAIGMGTNIIKYNSVIMDQMLEAAFNSTSREEKQKNYEILQSQIIKELPYISLFFRNNAVLMDKKIMGDVGSNFYNIYKNIANWYIPKEFQEEKVDKN, encoded by the coding sequence TTGAAGCTCAACAAAACACTATTAATACTGTTAATTCTTACTATTTTTCTTTCTTTTACTGGATGCAATAGAAAAGATGATGGTGGATCAAATATTTTTGAAGTTTTTGAAGTAGAAGAGAAGGATGATAAGGAATATGAACCGGAATATGGAGGAAAACTGATTTTACCATTAACAAATTTTACTACATTAAACCCCCTAACATGTGAAAATAACAGCTATTACCATTTCAGCAAGCTCATATTTGAAAGTTTGTTTGACTTAGATAAAAATTTCCAAATCGAAAACCAATTGGCAGATGATTATGCTATTTATAGCGATGGAACTATAGCCATTAAATTAAAAGAGAACGTATACTGGCATGATGGTCAGAAATTTACTGCTGAGGATGTAGCTTTCACTATTAATGTAATAAAGCATGCAAAAAATGACAATGTATACAAAAGGATGTGGAGTGATTTATTAGGGCCTTTTAGTATTTCAAATATAAATAGTTTAATAAATGTCAAAATAATTGATGATTATAATCTTGAAATCAAATTCGGAAAAATATTTAGCAATAACCTTGAAGCTCTTACATTTCCAATAATACCCAAACACAGATTCACTGTGGGAAGTGAGGATAGAAATTCTTATATAAAAGCATTGAAGGATGATAATTATATTCCAGTAGGAACAGGACCATATAAATTTGTTAATTATGAGCGGTTTAAAGAGGTTCAATTGGAGTGTTTTGAAGATTATAGAGAAGGAAGACCCTACATAGATAAGATCATAGGAAGGATATTGGATGATAATGAATTGGCATTAACAGCTTTTGAAGTTGGACAAATAGATTTGAGTTTAGCTTTGGGAGTAGATTGGGAAAAGTTTGATCAAAGCAATAGGGTAAAAATATTGGAATTCATTTCTCAAAACTATGAATTTCTAGGCTTTAATTTTTCAAAACCCATTTTTAATGCGGAGAATAGTTCACATTTAAGAAAAGCAATTGCCTATGGAATAGATAGACAAGCTATAATCCAGAAAGTATACCTTGGACATGCCACTCAGACGGATTTACCCATTCATCCGGATTCATGGCTGCTTTCGGAAGAGGCAAACTTCTACGGTTATAGCCCAGCAAAGGCTCATCAAGAGTTAAATAATTTAGGTTGGAAGGACATTGATGGAGATGGGTACTATGAGGATGAAAATGGCAATGCAGTAGTTCTTAAATTATTAACCAATTCCTATAATCCTTTAAGGCTTAAAACTGCAGATATAGTTGTTGAGGATTTGAACAAATTGGGGATTCGAGTAATTAAGGATTATCCAGATAAGATTCCAAACAATTTGACAGAGGAAATGGTGGAAGAACAATGGGAGAAGATAAACACTAAGGTCCTTAAGGGTGATTACGATTTACTATTATTAGGTTGGAATATATCTCCAGTTATAGAACTATCTTCTATTTTTCATTCTAGTGCTATTGGCATGGGAACTAATATTATAAAATATAACAGTGTTATTATGGATCAAATGTTAGAAGCAGCTTTTAATTCTACTAGTAGAGAGGAAAAACAAAAAAATTACGAGATACTTCAATCTCAAATTATTAAAGAACTACCCTATATAAGCCTGTTTTTTAGAAATAATGCAGTATTAATGGATAAGAAGATAATGGGAGATGTTGGTTCCAATTTTTACAATATATATAAGAATATTGCTAATTGGTATATTCCTAAAGAATTCCAAGAAGAAAAGGTTGATAAAAACTAA
- a CDS encoding lytic transglycosylase domain-containing protein, with protein MKSKNGIKRMINIILVSVLIYVALSTYLKVFYPLAYVDLIHKYSKEYNIDPYLIAAIINVESRYDRNAISSKEARGLMQISPITGNWAAEELSIEGFDLEKLFEPEINIRIGSWYLKVLEEEFDGNLQLILAAYNGGSGNVSKWLENEEYSKNGIVLNKIPFKETEEYIEKVEKNINIYRVLYKNSFEDKALNSNINFIALIHNIRKVMKSLILYK; from the coding sequence ATGAAGTCTAAAAATGGAATTAAAAGGATGATCAATATAATTTTAGTATCAGTTCTGATCTATGTAGCATTATCAACGTATTTAAAGGTATTCTACCCTTTGGCCTATGTAGATTTAATCCATAAATATTCAAAAGAATATAATATAGACCCTTATTTAATAGCTGCAATAATAAATGTGGAAAGTAGATATGATAGAAATGCTATATCCTCCAAAGAAGCCAGGGGCCTTATGCAAATATCTCCTATTACTGGGAATTGGGCTGCTGAGGAGCTTTCTATTGAAGGATTTGATTTGGAAAAACTATTCGAACCAGAAATCAATATTAGAATAGGTAGTTGGTATCTAAAGGTATTAGAGGAGGAATTCGATGGAAACCTCCAATTAATTTTGGCTGCATATAATGGTGGCAGTGGCAATGTATCTAAATGGCTTGAAAATGAAGAGTATTCTAAGAATGGAATAGTTCTTAACAAAATACCCTTTAAGGAGACGGAGGAATATATAGAAAAGGTAGAAAAAAATATTAATATTTATAGGGTATTATATAAAAATTCCTTTGAGGATAAAGCATTGAATAGTAATATCAACTTTATTGCTTTAATCCACAATATTAGGAAGGTAATGAAAAGCCTGATATTATATAAATAA
- the coaE gene encoding dephospho-CoA kinase (Dephospho-CoA kinase (CoaE) performs the final step in coenzyme A biosynthesis.), which translates to MNPCNGKIIGLTGGIATGKSTVSNILRELGYEVIDADIIARQMVEIGKPAYEEIINVFGKNILDDKGNINRKELASIIFRDFLMRKRLNDIVHPFVFREISRQINEHKDQRVIFVDVPLLIEELDKFKEYEIAFDEIWLVYVDENTQLNRLIKRDKMSKEEGLRKIRAQMPIDEKRKYATRIIDNSKDLISLRRQVLRIIEDSI; encoded by the coding sequence ATGAATCCATGTAATGGTAAAATTATAGGATTAACAGGGGGTATAGCTACGGGGAAATCCACCGTTTCAAATATACTTAGGGAGTTAGGCTATGAGGTAATAGATGCAGATATAATTGCTAGACAAATGGTTGAAATAGGAAAGCCTGCTTATGAAGAAATAATAAATGTGTTTGGCAAGAATATACTTGATGATAAAGGGAATATAAATAGAAAAGAATTAGCTAGTATAATATTTAGGGATTTCCTTATGAGGAAAAGATTAAATGATATAGTCCATCCTTTTGTGTTTCGAGAGATAAGTAGGCAAATCAATGAGCATAAAGACCAAAGAGTTATCTTTGTAGATGTACCACTGTTAATAGAAGAATTAGATAAATTTAAAGAGTATGAAATAGCTTTTGATGAAATATGGCTAGTATATGTAGACGAAAACACCCAATTGAATAGGCTTATTAAAAGAGATAAAATGAGTAAGGAAGAAGGACTCAGGAAGATTAGGGCTCAAATGCCTATAGATGAAAAGCGAAAATATGCTACTAGGATAATAGATAATAGTAAGGATTTGATATCCTTAAGGAGACAGGTTTTGAGAATAATAGAAGATAGCATTTGA
- the polA gene encoding DNA polymerase I — translation MNKEQREKLMIIDGNSLIHRAFYALPLLSTKDGIYTNGVYGFLTMLYKIKDEYETDYICVAFDKKGPTFRHEAFDLYKANRQSTPNELVQQFPIIRDILSAMNIAQLELDGYEADDIAGTLSQIGEDKGMEVILVTGDRDYLQLASDNTKILITKKGITELEEFDREKIIEEYGITPDQFVDLKGLMGDKSDNIPGVPGIGEKTGIKLLKEFGTIENLYDNIDKVGGKKTRESLIEHKNTAILSKTLGKIIRNAPIDISFDQLRSAEPDWDRLKELYTTLEFNSLLSKFPQHNIEIGEPDYKMEYIIIEDNDFNPIIEEIEREKAFYFKFLFEEDNYIKSPMLGIGIKTGDHIPYYIDFSQNEIEIFKEMFKGYFESGEVAKYGHMAKMDVFALLTLDININNLAFDSVIGQYLLNPAQSDYSINVLGKEYLNIYGIDSESLIGKGKSKKSYKDLSVDTRAQYITQALDLIHGVRRPIIEKIEEYEMTELYYEVELPLVEVLANMEYIGFKVDLDVLNRLGEEFQEKINKLTEEIYSLAGREFNINSPKQLGEILFDELNLPIIKKTKTGYSTDAEVLEKLKGQHEIIEKLLKYRQMVKLKSTYIDGLVNMVDEKTSKIHSSFNQTVTNTGRISSTEPNLQNIPIKTEEGRKIRKAFIAENEDYILVDADYSQIELRVLAHISKDPKLMEAFHQDEDIHTKTASEVFHISIDEVTPLMRSRAKAVNFGIVYGISDYGLSKDLNISRKEAKAYIDNYLKNYENVKKYMEDIVKVGKEKGYVETILNRRRYIPELKSKNFSVRSFGERIALNTPIQGSAADIIKVAMVKVFKELKRRNLKSRLILQVHDELIIEAHRDEVEEVKNLVRDIMENSVKLEIPLKVDLKTGDSWYESM, via the coding sequence GTGAACAAAGAGCAAAGGGAAAAATTGATGATCATAGATGGGAACAGCTTAATCCATAGGGCTTTTTATGCCCTTCCTCTATTGTCTACAAAGGATGGTATATATACCAATGGAGTCTATGGATTTTTAACCATGCTATATAAGATTAAAGATGAATATGAAACAGATTATATATGTGTAGCTTTTGATAAAAAGGGACCTACTTTCAGACATGAAGCTTTTGACTTGTATAAGGCTAATAGACAGTCTACACCCAATGAATTAGTTCAACAGTTTCCAATCATAAGAGATATATTATCAGCAATGAATATAGCTCAATTGGAATTAGATGGCTATGAAGCTGATGATATTGCAGGTACCCTGTCTCAAATAGGGGAGGATAAGGGGATGGAGGTAATTTTAGTTACAGGAGATAGGGATTATTTACAGTTAGCGTCAGATAATACTAAAATATTAATAACTAAAAAGGGAATTACGGAGTTAGAGGAATTCGATAGGGAAAAGATAATAGAGGAATATGGAATAACTCCAGATCAATTCGTAGATTTAAAAGGACTCATGGGGGATAAATCCGATAATATTCCAGGGGTGCCAGGAATTGGTGAGAAAACAGGTATAAAATTATTAAAAGAATTTGGTACTATAGAAAACCTTTATGATAATATAGATAAGGTAGGAGGAAAAAAGACTAGGGAATCTTTAATAGAACATAAAAACACAGCCATACTCAGTAAAACATTAGGAAAAATCATTAGGAATGCTCCCATAGATATTTCTTTTGACCAATTGAGGTCAGCAGAGCCCGATTGGGACAGATTAAAGGAATTGTATACAACTTTGGAATTTAACAGCTTACTTTCAAAATTCCCTCAGCATAATATTGAAATAGGGGAACCAGATTATAAAATGGAATACATAATCATAGAAGATAATGATTTCAACCCCATAATTGAAGAGATTGAAAGAGAGAAGGCTTTCTATTTTAAATTTTTATTTGAGGAAGATAATTACATTAAAAGCCCTATGCTAGGAATAGGAATAAAGACTGGAGACCATATACCTTATTATATCGATTTTTCTCAAAATGAGATTGAAATATTTAAGGAAATGTTTAAAGGTTATTTCGAGTCGGGAGAAGTTGCAAAGTATGGGCATATGGCTAAGATGGATGTATTTGCTTTACTAACCCTAGATATTAATATAAACAATTTAGCCTTCGATAGTGTAATAGGCCAATATTTGTTAAATCCTGCTCAGTCGGATTATAGCATCAATGTACTTGGGAAGGAGTATTTAAATATCTATGGTATAGACTCGGAAAGCTTAATAGGGAAAGGAAAAAGCAAAAAAAGCTATAAGGATCTATCGGTAGATACTCGAGCTCAGTATATTACACAGGCTTTAGATCTAATCCATGGAGTAAGAAGACCTATAATCGAGAAAATTGAAGAGTATGAAATGACAGAGCTATACTATGAAGTGGAATTGCCCCTAGTAGAAGTATTGGCCAATATGGAATACATTGGATTTAAGGTGGATTTAGATGTATTGAATCGATTGGGAGAGGAGTTTCAGGAGAAAATTAATAAGCTTACAGAGGAAATATACTCTTTAGCCGGTAGAGAATTCAATATCAATTCTCCAAAGCAGTTGGGAGAGATTTTATTTGATGAATTAAATTTGCCTATAATTAAAAAGACTAAAACAGGATATTCTACCGATGCTGAGGTTTTAGAAAAATTAAAGGGGCAACATGAGATTATAGAGAAATTACTAAAATATAGACAGATGGTAAAATTGAAATCTACTTATATAGATGGTCTAGTAAATATGGTAGATGAAAAGACTAGTAAAATCCATTCAAGTTTCAACCAAACTGTTACTAATACAGGAAGAATAAGCAGTACTGAACCAAATCTTCAGAACATACCAATTAAAACTGAAGAAGGCAGAAAGATTCGCAAAGCTTTCATAGCTGAAAATGAAGATTATATATTGGTGGATGCAGATTATTCCCAGATTGAGCTAAGGGTATTAGCCCATATTTCCAAGGATCCAAAATTAATGGAAGCCTTTCACCAAGACGAAGATATTCATACTAAAACAGCTTCAGAAGTATTCCATATTTCAATAGATGAAGTAACTCCTTTAATGAGGAGTAGGGCTAAGGCTGTGAACTTTGGTATAGTCTATGGAATAAGTGATTACGGTCTTTCAAAAGACTTGAACATATCCAGAAAGGAAGCTAAAGCCTATATAGATAATTATTTAAAGAATTATGAAAATGTTAAAAAATACATGGAGGATATTGTAAAAGTAGGAAAAGAAAAAGGCTATGTAGAAACTATTTTAAACAGAAGAAGGTATATTCCGGAGCTTAAATCCAAAAACTTTAGTGTAAGGTCCTTTGGAGAAAGGATCGCTTTGAACACGCCTATACAAGGTAGTGCTGCAGATATAATAAAGGTTGCCATGGTTAAGGTGTTTAAGGAATTAAAAAGAAGGAATTTAAAATCAAGGCTTATACTACAAGTTCACGACGAGCTTATAATAGAAGCTCATAGGGATGAAGTAGAAGAAGTTAAAAATCTTGTAAGGGATATCATGGAGAATTCTGTTAAGTTGGAAATACCGTTAAAAGTAGATTTAAAGACGGGAGATAGCTGGTATGAATCCATGTAA
- a CDS encoding Fe-S-containing hydro-lyase produces the protein MIKLTTPLTEEKIKGLKMGDNVLLSGTVYTARDAAHERLVKLLEKGENLPIDLKDQVIYYVGPSPAKPGKVIGAAGPTTSYRMDPYTPILLSAGLKGMIGKGDRGDEVIKSIKENKGVYFAAIGGVAALLSRSIKEAEIVAYEDLGSEAIRRLKVENLPLIVAIDSEGNNLYTNGRKMYLEERKARAYLE, from the coding sequence ATGATCAAATTGACCACTCCGCTGACAGAGGAAAAAATAAAAGGTTTAAAGATGGGAGATAATGTATTATTATCAGGTACTGTTTACACAGCCAGAGATGCTGCTCATGAAAGATTGGTAAAATTATTAGAAAAAGGAGAAAATCTGCCTATAGATTTAAAGGATCAAGTAATTTATTATGTAGGACCTAGTCCAGCAAAACCTGGTAAAGTAATAGGAGCAGCTGGCCCTACCACCAGTTATAGAATGGACCCTTATACTCCAATTCTCCTAAGTGCAGGGTTGAAAGGAATGATTGGAAAAGGAGATAGGGGAGATGAAGTAATAAAATCCATTAAGGAGAATAAAGGGGTTTATTTTGCAGCAATAGGCGGTGTGGCAGCATTATTGAGCAGATCCATTAAGGAAGCAGAAATTGTTGCATATGAGGATTTGGGTTCGGAAGCAATTAGAAGACTTAAGGTAGAAAATCTGCCTCTTATAGTTGCAATTGATAGTGAAGGAAACAATTTATATACAAATGGTAGAAAAATGTATTTAGAAGAAAGAAAAGCGAGAGCATATCTAGAGTAG